In the Gemmatimonadota bacterium genome, GGGTTGTGGGGGGGCGGGGTGCGGACCTGCTGGGCTCAGCGCTGGGCAGGTTGACCTACCGCACCCTGCGGCTGCGGCGCCGGGAGGTCGAGGAAAACTTGCGTCGCGCTTTCCCGGCGCAGGATCAGGCGTGGGTGCGCGCGACGGCGGCGGCGGCTTACGCACACCTGGGGCGCGAGTTGCTCGCGTTGCTGGGGCTGGCGTCATCGGGTCGCGAGGAAATCCTGGCCCGCACCGAAGCGCTGGGGCTGTATTCGTTCCGCGAGGCGCTGCGCCGCGGCCAGGGCGCCGTGGTGGTGAGTGGGCATTTCGGGAACTGGGAGATCGCGGCGGCCAGCCTGACCGCCCGGGGCATCCCGCTGGA is a window encoding:
- a CDS encoding lysophospholipid acyltransferase family protein; this encodes MSARRPTQRHRLEHLLLATGAAAAGVVGGRGADLLGSALGRLTYRTLRLRRREVEENLRRAFPAQDQAWVRATAAAAYAHLGRELLALLGLASSGREEILARTEALGLYSFREALRRGQGAVVVSGHFGNWEIAAASLTARGIPLDVVVQPLANPLVDRAVRRARERLGMHVIERAHAARQGLAALRAGRVVALVADQDARRAGVLVPFFGRPASTHRGPAVLAL